The following are from one region of the Sandaracinus amylolyticus genome:
- a CDS encoding NAD(P)/FAD-dependent oxidoreductase, with amino-acid sequence MGRAKRIAILGAGPGGTATALELIAAGVDPDDLVLIDKARFPRPKLCGGGITFRGTEWIARVLGARPEGGGTTNELEFRCELGAFAVRERGPQWVFDRGELDLALLEACRARGVEVREETLVSALEPATSGWRVRTGSTTETFEWVVGADGANGLSRRASGLRGGITGRLVEAVFEPVSADTKPGTLIFDFDPILDGIPGYAWVFPFPDPARRDGLFKIGVMDGRGVVAGDVLRRWTEDYATRLGYRLVDSKIHGWPERYFDAGVQGHRPGLVLVGEALGIDALLGEGIAPSLEIASYAASRLRRALDDRSATIAGYETGFLASAEGRNLWFQARLADRLYGRHPHRWLRVLFGMPYLRALAGSGREAYGRLAHHVPALCARYALEIARRGAPSAAPIPRVARPAATSRTAFAESRDVQ; translated from the coding sequence ATGGGACGAGCGAAGCGCATCGCGATCCTCGGCGCCGGCCCCGGCGGGACGGCGACCGCCCTCGAGCTGATCGCGGCGGGCGTCGACCCCGACGATCTCGTGCTGATCGACAAGGCGCGCTTCCCGCGCCCGAAGCTCTGCGGCGGCGGCATCACGTTCCGCGGCACCGAGTGGATCGCGCGGGTGCTCGGGGCGCGGCCCGAGGGCGGTGGGACCACGAACGAGCTCGAGTTCCGCTGCGAGCTCGGCGCGTTCGCGGTGCGCGAGCGCGGACCGCAGTGGGTCTTCGATCGCGGCGAGCTCGATCTCGCGCTGCTCGAGGCGTGTCGCGCCCGCGGGGTCGAGGTGCGCGAGGAGACGCTGGTGAGCGCGCTGGAGCCCGCGACGTCGGGCTGGCGGGTGCGCACCGGGAGCACGACCGAGACGTTCGAGTGGGTCGTCGGTGCCGACGGCGCGAACGGGCTCTCGCGGCGCGCCAGTGGATTGCGCGGGGGGATCACCGGGCGGCTCGTCGAGGCGGTGTTCGAGCCGGTCTCGGCGGACACCAAGCCGGGCACGTTGATCTTCGACTTCGATCCGATCCTCGACGGCATCCCCGGCTACGCGTGGGTCTTCCCGTTCCCCGATCCCGCGCGGCGCGACGGGCTCTTCAAGATCGGCGTGATGGACGGGCGGGGCGTGGTCGCGGGCGACGTGCTGCGGCGCTGGACCGAGGACTACGCGACGCGCCTCGGATACCGCCTGGTGGACTCGAAGATCCACGGCTGGCCGGAGCGCTACTTCGACGCGGGCGTGCAGGGGCATCGCCCCGGGCTCGTGCTGGTCGGCGAGGCGCTGGGCATCGACGCGCTGCTCGGCGAGGGCATCGCGCCCTCGCTCGAGATCGCGAGCTACGCCGCCTCGCGCCTGCGCCGCGCGCTCGACGATCGCAGCGCGACGATCGCGGGCTACGAGACGGGCTTCCTCGCGAGCGCCGAGGGCCGGAACCTGTGGTTCCAGGCGCGCCTGGCGGATCGCCTCTACGGGCGGCACCCGCACCGCTGGCTGCGGGTGCTCTTCGGGATGCCGTACCTGCGCGCGCTCGCGGGCAGCGGGCGCGAGGCGTACGGAAGGCTCGCCCACCACGTGCCCGCGCTGTGCGCGCGTTACGCGCTCGAGATCGCGCGCCGAGGTGCGCCCAGCGCCGCGCCGATCCCGCGTGTGGCGCGACCTGCGGCGACGTCGCGCACCGCGTTCGCAGAATCGCGCGACGTGCAGTAG
- a CDS encoding TlpA family protein disulfide reductase gives MTRVVAAGIAVFALTIAASAMALDPGARAPELGLRDLQGNQVTIASLRGRVVVVDFWASWCEPCADSMPVYQRLYNQYRERGLTIVGISQDQRVDNARQFASRHHLSFPVLFDEGHAIANRYRPSRMPTSYVIDRGGIVRHVHAGYRSGDGDRLEREVVALLGQPSR, from the coding sequence ATGACGCGTGTGGTCGCCGCGGGGATCGCGGTCTTCGCCCTCACGATCGCGGCGAGCGCGATGGCGCTCGATCCCGGTGCGCGCGCGCCCGAGCTGGGCCTGCGCGATCTGCAGGGCAACCAGGTGACGATCGCGAGCCTGCGCGGGCGCGTCGTGGTCGTCGACTTCTGGGCCTCGTGGTGCGAGCCGTGCGCCGACTCCATGCCGGTGTACCAGCGGCTCTACAACCAGTACCGCGAGCGCGGCCTGACGATCGTCGGGATCTCGCAGGACCAGCGCGTCGACAACGCGCGGCAGTTCGCGAGCCGTCACCACCTCTCGTTCCCGGTGCTGTTCGACGAGGGGCACGCGATCGCGAATCGCTACCGCCCGTCCCGCATGCCGACGTCGTACGTCATCGACCGCGGCGGCATCGTGCGGCACGTGCACGCCGGGTATCGCAGCGGCGACGGCGATCGGCTCGAGCGCGAGGTCGTCGCGCTGCTCGGCCAGCCGTCGCGCTGA
- a CDS encoding HAD family hydrolase, translated as MRTAAFFRLEGALSGSPAWAGAMWLASNAPSVRRRLFGIGGVAISAALAARDPAITRHVAWSTLRGFSEDRLVVLGDDYARDRVLPSIKPDARRLIDEARASGRTLVLISESIDAIVQPVADALGFEIVIANALEMDGAEATGVLREPVVGPEIDPKRLREIAARHQIDLARSCGYGASRSDGVLLSLVGLPCAVDPDRELARVARDLDWPVVRSVREEETR; from the coding sequence GTGAGAACGGCAGCCTTCTTCCGGCTCGAGGGTGCGCTCTCGGGCTCCCCCGCGTGGGCGGGCGCGATGTGGCTCGCGTCGAACGCGCCCAGCGTGCGGCGGCGGCTCTTCGGGATCGGCGGGGTCGCGATCTCGGCGGCGCTGGCCGCGCGCGATCCCGCGATCACCCGGCACGTCGCGTGGTCGACGCTGCGCGGGTTCAGCGAGGACCGCCTGGTCGTGCTCGGCGACGACTACGCGCGCGATCGCGTGCTGCCCTCGATCAAGCCCGATGCCCGACGGCTGATCGACGAGGCGCGCGCGAGCGGTCGCACGCTCGTGCTGATCAGCGAGTCGATCGACGCGATCGTCCAGCCGGTCGCGGACGCGCTCGGGTTCGAGATCGTGATCGCGAACGCGCTCGAGATGGACGGCGCCGAGGCCACCGGCGTGCTGCGCGAGCCGGTGGTCGGGCCCGAGATCGATCCCAAGCGGCTGCGCGAGATCGCGGCGCGCCACCAGATCGATCTCGCGCGCTCGTGCGGGTACGGCGCGTCGCGCAGCGACGGCGTGTTGCTCTCGCTCGTCGGGCTTCCTTGCGCGGTCGATCCCGATCGCGAGCTGGCGCGCGTCGCGCGCGATCTCGACTGGCCCGTGGTGCGCAGCGTGCGCGAAGAGGAGACGCGATGA
- a CDS encoding DsbA family protein, translating into MGLVCALALLSIGASCSGARNGETSGEGSGEAQPQQGGSRAPSGPRVERLEAVDLGDLTAAERRVWVDLVNALLSPCGEPVSVARCADEGRACRTCVPAARYVSRLIAEGYERSEIEELYELRYGRDTAVEVQSEGFPMRGAPMAPVTIVEFSDFECPYCGRAHPLLAELLRDFEGQVKVVFRNYPLSGHPRAMPAARAAVAAGQQGKFWEMADLLFEHQRALEDEDLERYAQQLGLDMERFHADLHSPETQAAIERDREEGRRLNVEGTPTFFVNGRRFREPPTSLPAYVREELDQ; encoded by the coding sequence ATGGGGCTCGTCTGTGCCCTGGCGCTCTTGTCGATCGGCGCGAGCTGCAGCGGCGCGCGGAACGGTGAGACGAGCGGCGAGGGCTCCGGCGAAGCACAGCCGCAGCAAGGCGGCTCGCGGGCGCCCAGCGGCCCGCGCGTCGAGCGGCTCGAAGCCGTCGATCTCGGAGACCTGACCGCGGCCGAGCGCCGCGTCTGGGTCGACCTCGTGAACGCGCTGCTCTCGCCCTGCGGCGAGCCGGTGAGCGTCGCGCGCTGCGCCGACGAAGGACGTGCCTGCCGCACCTGCGTGCCCGCCGCGCGGTACGTGTCGCGCTTGATCGCCGAGGGCTACGAGCGCTCGGAGATCGAGGAGCTCTACGAGCTGCGCTACGGCCGCGACACCGCGGTCGAGGTGCAGAGCGAGGGCTTCCCGATGCGCGGCGCGCCGATGGCGCCGGTGACGATCGTCGAGTTCAGCGACTTCGAGTGCCCGTACTGCGGTCGCGCCCATCCGCTGCTCGCGGAGCTGCTGCGCGACTTCGAGGGCCAGGTGAAGGTCGTGTTCCGCAACTACCCGCTGAGCGGTCATCCGCGCGCGATGCCCGCGGCACGCGCCGCGGTGGCCGCGGGTCAGCAGGGGAAGTTCTGGGAGATGGCGGACCTGCTCTTCGAGCACCAGCGTGCGCTCGAGGACGAGGATCTCGAGCGCTACGCGCAGCAGCTCGGGCTCGACATGGAGCGCTTCCACGCGGACCTGCACTCGCCCGAGACCCAGGCCGCGATCGAGCGTGACCGCGAGGAGGGCCGCCGCCTGAACGTCGAGGGCACGCCGACGTTCTTCGTGAACGGGCGTCGCTTCCGTGAGCCTCCGACGTCGCTGCCGGCGTACGTGCGCGAGGAGCTCGACCAGTGA
- a CDS encoding GAF domain-containing protein yields MTQRRWKLVVTGLGSSASLHEVVVEAGDWMTALTRARGQIGEKGGVPPGASCAVAPDGKVTILDAVSRRQYALAPVADGAPAPIAATPSPAPVELAKPKKASKQTIAYMPSPIAGSAAPTPAAAPATSTPAAARSATAPKPASAPPPAAASAPEAPFRPNQTVAYAPAIAPAAPAPAAPAPPPAAPAPAAEPPKPAAPPTAAATAEPLKKKAPKHTVAYLPGAGELAAKAAAPAAAEPAPTAAPQPTPAQPTAAQPTAAPQPAPAAAAAPQPAAAPQPAAAPQAASAPAARPASAPPPARPSQPPPDGAELLYARDAEPTTDTPLTYRERTFVVDAGTSADDAEMIVRRRFAQLREELEERPKGKLVNIAVFDHRWEGRPQRPPLVVLQWKDWRGEPEVQRPAPATPSHPPAALSRPVSQPPVAPAPVAQPAQPPVAQPPIAPPSQPPTATARPSTPAIPPAAPVPSVERPRTTTPAPDDRLSQAFEALQDLFFLGTPLEGADFVLNLLADLVPSEAASVCLYDINSNELRFVALRGPGADERKGEAVPLGAGLIGAAGDDYARPTLFEQVAAEARYDAAIDGRAGLDARTMAIVPVFHQGRLQAVVQLLNREGQAQFGKGDANVLGYVAEKLGEFLHQSRLSERPRR; encoded by the coding sequence TTGACGCAACGACGTTGGAAGCTCGTGGTGACGGGGCTCGGGAGCTCCGCGTCGCTCCACGAGGTCGTCGTCGAAGCGGGCGATTGGATGACCGCGCTGACGCGGGCGCGCGGGCAGATCGGCGAGAAGGGCGGCGTGCCGCCGGGCGCGAGCTGTGCCGTGGCACCGGATGGCAAGGTGACGATCCTCGACGCGGTCTCCCGTCGTCAGTACGCGCTCGCTCCGGTGGCGGACGGCGCGCCCGCGCCGATCGCGGCGACCCCCTCCCCGGCCCCGGTCGAGCTCGCGAAGCCGAAGAAGGCGTCCAAGCAGACGATCGCGTACATGCCCTCCCCGATCGCAGGCTCCGCCGCGCCGACGCCGGCGGCGGCACCCGCGACCAGCACCCCCGCCGCGGCGCGATCGGCGACCGCGCCCAAGCCCGCGTCGGCGCCGCCTCCCGCGGCGGCGAGCGCGCCCGAGGCGCCGTTCCGCCCGAACCAGACGGTCGCGTACGCCCCCGCGATCGCGCCGGCCGCACCCGCGCCTGCCGCACCCGCGCCGCCGCCGGCCGCACCCGCGCCTGCCGCAGAGCCGCCCAAGCCGGCGGCGCCGCCGACCGCGGCCGCGACGGCCGAGCCGCTCAAGAAGAAGGCGCCGAAGCACACCGTCGCCTATCTCCCCGGCGCCGGAGAGCTCGCCGCGAAGGCCGCGGCTCCGGCAGCAGCAGAGCCGGCCCCGACGGCCGCCCCTCAGCCGACCCCCGCCCAGCCGACCGCCGCGCAGCCGACCGCCGCGCCGCAGCCCGCGCCGGCTGCCGCCGCAGCGCCCCAGCCTGCCGCGGCCCCGCAACCGGCTGCCGCGCCCCAGGCCGCCAGCGCCCCCGCTGCGCGACCCGCTTCGGCGCCGCCCCCGGCGCGCCCGTCGCAGCCTCCGCCCGACGGCGCCGAGCTGCTCTACGCACGCGACGCCGAGCCCACGACCGACACCCCGCTGACGTATCGCGAGCGGACGTTCGTCGTCGATGCGGGCACGTCCGCCGACGACGCCGAGATGATCGTGCGTCGACGGTTCGCGCAGCTGCGCGAGGAGCTCGAGGAGCGCCCCAAGGGCAAGCTCGTCAACATCGCCGTGTTCGACCACCGCTGGGAGGGCCGGCCGCAGCGCCCGCCCCTCGTCGTCCTGCAGTGGAAGGACTGGCGCGGCGAGCCCGAGGTGCAGCGCCCCGCGCCCGCCACGCCCTCCCATCCGCCCGCCGCGCTCTCGCGTCCCGTGTCGCAGCCTCCGGTCGCGCCGGCTCCCGTCGCGCAGCCCGCGCAGCCTCCGGTCGCACAGCCTCCGATCGCGCCGCCCTCGCAGCCGCCCACCGCGACCGCGCGTCCGAGCACGCCCGCGATCCCGCCTGCGGCTCCGGTGCCCAGCGTCGAGCGCCCCCGCACCACCACCCCCGCGCCCGACGACCGCCTCAGCCAGGCGTTCGAGGCGCTGCAGGATCTCTTCTTCCTCGGCACGCCGCTCGAGGGCGCCGACTTCGTGCTGAACCTGCTCGCGGACCTCGTCCCGAGCGAAGCCGCGAGCGTCTGCCTCTACGACATCAACAGCAACGAGCTGCGCTTCGTCGCGCTGCGCGGCCCGGGCGCCGACGAGCGCAAGGGCGAGGCGGTCCCGCTCGGTGCGGGGCTCATCGGCGCGGCGGGCGACGACTACGCCCGTCCCACCCTCTTCGAGCAGGTCGCGGCCGAGGCTCGCTACGACGCCGCGATCGACGGCCGCGCCGGGCTCGACGCGCGCACGATGGCGATCGTCCCGGTGTTCCACCAGGGTCGCCTGCAGGCCGTCGTGCAGCTGCTCAACCGCGAGGGTCAGGCCCAGTTCGGCAAGGGCGACGCGAACGTGCTCGGATACGTCGCCGAGAAGCTCGGCGAGTTCCTGCACCAGTCGCGGCTCTCCGAGCGTCCTCGCCGCTGA
- a CDS encoding winged helix-turn-helix transcriptional regulator, producing MWILVVGSPQLIERSEGGLSVLRELGCRVRAADLWEPLEHDEVLGKDPPAAVLVEVLDQVEAGRAALGRLRAAPPLAEVPILAAVTVPALQRLDPSDTFDDIVLVPYLPVELYVRIRRAEWRRSEYSDSERLKLGPLVIDRAAHEVLVDGRLIQLTHQEFALLEFLARHRGRVFSRQQLLERVWGVDYYGGSRTVDIHVRRLRMKLASAAKPIETVRGVGYKMKAP from the coding sequence ATGTGGATTCTGGTCGTGGGCAGTCCCCAGCTCATCGAGCGGAGCGAGGGCGGCCTGTCGGTGCTCCGAGAGCTCGGATGCCGGGTCCGAGCGGCGGACCTCTGGGAACCACTGGAGCACGACGAGGTGCTCGGGAAGGATCCCCCGGCCGCCGTCCTCGTGGAGGTGCTGGATCAAGTCGAAGCCGGGCGCGCCGCGCTCGGCCGGCTGCGCGCCGCACCGCCGCTCGCCGAGGTGCCCATCCTCGCCGCGGTGACGGTGCCGGCGCTCCAGCGGCTCGACCCCAGCGACACGTTCGACGACATCGTCCTCGTGCCGTACCTGCCGGTCGAGCTCTACGTGCGCATCCGGCGCGCGGAGTGGCGCCGCAGTGAGTACTCCGACTCCGAGCGCCTCAAGCTCGGCCCGCTCGTCATCGACCGCGCGGCGCACGAGGTCCTGGTCGACGGGCGGCTCATCCAACTGACGCACCAGGAGTTCGCGCTGCTCGAGTTCCTCGCGCGCCACCGCGGCCGCGTGTTCTCGCGCCAGCAGCTGCTCGAGCGCGTGTGGGGCGTCGACTACTACGGCGGCTCGCGCACGGTCGACATCCACGTCCGCCGCCTCCGCATGAAGCTCGCGAGCGCCGCCAAGCCGATCGAGACCGTGCGCGGGGTCGGCTACAAGATGAAGGCCCCGTGA
- the uvrA gene encoding excinuclease ABC subunit UvrA, with protein MSEKDAIVVRGARMHNLRDVDVDVPRGALTVVTGPSGSGKSSLAFDTIYAEAQRRYVESLQTYARQFLEQLPKPDVDVIEGLSPAIAVRQEVPARNPRSTVGTVTEIHDFVRVLYARVGQPHCPICGRPVSAWTVPEMVDRTLSLGEGARVVVQAPIARGVIGDLAGELARLRKDGFVRVVIDGAVRDLGETITLDAKVAHDLDVQVDRLVVKDGVRQRLSDSIELGLRLGGGIVRVVPQDGEPMLFTERHACPVHLVLLPPISPRTFSWNSPEGACPTCGGLGELERFDEARVVPDASKSIAEGAIAAWGAPREKAYRDRVTALKKAGIDVDATWSELAPEMRDAVLNGLVASKKKIEGVLASLERQWIELDARRGEDDDEALEGIADELSKFRARGTCPTCGGARLRAEALGVTVGGLSIRALEALSIDDARAHVDALALEGRQAEIAEPLLREVRSRLRFLADVGVGYLSLDRSAGTLSSGEAQRIRLATRIGHALVGVLYVLDEPSIGLHPRDTGRLIETIRRLRDRGSTVLVVEHDLDVVRAADRVIDMGPGAGTEGGRVIAIGTPDEIARDERSLTGAFLSRKRRVGRARKTPRAPRGWINIRGATLHNLVGVDARVPVGVLTAVTGVSGAGKSSLVVGTLLEAARQLINGARGETVRATVEGLDAFDRVIAIDDRPIGRTPRSNPATYSGIFGPLRELFASLPEARARGWDAGRFSFNQKGGRCETCKGEGVVRIDMQFLPDVLATCEVCGGRRYDRETLDVKWRGLSIADVLDLTVSEARDLLGAVPAIRERLDAIASVGLGYLTLGQSATTLSGGEAQRLALARELARRATGRTLYVLDEPTTGLHLADVDVLIGVLEDLVEQGNTVVLIEHALEVVAAADWVIDLGPEGGPGGGRIVVAGTPDEITKAPASHTGRLLRERA; from the coding sequence GTGAGCGAGAAGGACGCGATCGTCGTCCGCGGCGCGCGCATGCACAACCTGCGCGACGTCGACGTCGACGTGCCGCGCGGCGCGCTCACCGTCGTCACCGGGCCGAGCGGCTCGGGCAAGTCGTCGCTCGCGTTCGACACGATCTACGCAGAGGCGCAGCGTCGCTACGTCGAGTCGCTGCAGACCTACGCGCGACAGTTCCTCGAGCAGCTGCCGAAGCCCGACGTCGACGTGATCGAGGGGCTCTCGCCCGCGATCGCGGTGCGCCAGGAAGTGCCGGCGCGCAATCCGCGATCGACGGTCGGCACCGTCACCGAGATCCACGACTTCGTGCGCGTGCTCTACGCGCGCGTCGGTCAGCCGCACTGTCCGATCTGCGGTCGTCCGGTGAGCGCGTGGACGGTGCCCGAGATGGTCGATCGCACGCTGTCTCTGGGCGAAGGCGCGCGCGTCGTCGTGCAGGCGCCGATCGCGCGCGGGGTGATCGGCGATCTCGCGGGTGAGCTCGCGCGGCTGCGCAAGGACGGCTTCGTGCGCGTCGTGATCGACGGCGCGGTGCGCGATCTCGGCGAGACGATCACCCTCGATGCGAAGGTCGCGCACGACCTCGACGTGCAGGTCGATCGGCTCGTCGTGAAGGACGGAGTGCGGCAGCGCCTGTCCGACTCGATCGAGCTCGGATTGCGGCTCGGCGGCGGCATCGTGCGGGTGGTGCCGCAGGACGGCGAGCCGATGCTCTTCACCGAGCGCCACGCGTGCCCGGTGCACCTCGTGCTGCTGCCGCCGATCTCACCGCGCACGTTCTCGTGGAATTCACCGGAGGGCGCGTGCCCGACGTGCGGCGGGCTCGGCGAGCTCGAGCGCTTCGACGAGGCGCGCGTGGTGCCCGACGCGTCGAAGTCGATCGCGGAGGGCGCGATCGCGGCGTGGGGTGCGCCCCGCGAGAAGGCCTATCGAGATCGCGTCACCGCGCTGAAGAAGGCGGGGATCGACGTCGACGCGACGTGGAGCGAGCTCGCGCCCGAGATGCGCGACGCGGTGCTCAACGGGCTCGTCGCCTCGAAGAAGAAGATCGAGGGCGTGCTCGCGTCGCTCGAGCGACAGTGGATCGAGCTCGACGCACGGCGCGGCGAGGACGACGACGAAGCGCTCGAGGGGATCGCGGACGAGCTCTCGAAGTTCCGCGCGCGCGGGACGTGTCCGACGTGCGGCGGCGCCCGACTGCGTGCCGAGGCGCTCGGCGTCACGGTGGGCGGGCTCTCGATCCGCGCGCTCGAGGCGCTCTCGATCGACGATGCACGCGCGCACGTCGACGCGCTCGCGCTCGAGGGGCGACAGGCCGAGATCGCCGAGCCGCTCCTGCGCGAGGTGCGATCGCGGCTGCGCTTCCTCGCGGACGTCGGTGTCGGCTACCTGTCGCTCGATCGATCCGCGGGCACGCTCTCGAGCGGCGAGGCGCAGCGCATCCGGCTCGCGACGCGCATCGGGCACGCGCTCGTCGGCGTGCTCTACGTGCTCGACGAGCCTTCGATCGGCCTGCATCCGCGCGATACCGGGCGCTTGATCGAGACCATCCGCCGGCTCCGCGATCGCGGCAGCACGGTGCTCGTCGTGGAGCACGATCTCGACGTCGTGCGTGCCGCCGATCGTGTGATCGACATGGGCCCCGGCGCGGGCACCGAGGGCGGTCGTGTGATCGCGATCGGCACGCCCGACGAGATCGCGCGCGACGAGCGCTCGCTGACGGGTGCGTTCCTCTCGCGGAAGCGCCGTGTGGGCCGGGCGCGCAAGACGCCGCGGGCACCGCGCGGGTGGATCAACATCCGCGGCGCGACGCTGCACAACCTCGTGGGCGTCGACGCGCGGGTGCCCGTCGGCGTGCTCACCGCGGTCACCGGCGTGAGCGGCGCGGGCAAGTCCTCGCTCGTCGTGGGCACGCTGCTCGAGGCCGCGCGCCAGCTGATCAACGGTGCGCGCGGCGAGACGGTGCGCGCGACGGTCGAGGGGCTCGATGCGTTCGATCGTGTGATCGCGATCGACGATCGTCCGATCGGTCGCACGCCGCGCTCGAACCCCGCGACGTACTCGGGGATCTTCGGCCCGCTTCGCGAGCTCTTCGCGTCGCTGCCCGAGGCGCGCGCGCGCGGATGGGACGCCGGGCGATTCAGCTTCAACCAGAAGGGCGGTCGCTGCGAGACGTGCAAGGGCGAGGGCGTCGTCCGCATCGACATGCAGTTCCTCCCCGACGTGCTCGCGACGTGCGAGGTGTGCGGCGGGCGTCGCTACGATCGCGAGACGCTCGACGTGAAGTGGCGCGGGCTCTCGATCGCCGACGTGCTCGATCTGACGGTCAGCGAGGCGCGCGATCTGCTCGGCGCGGTGCCCGCGATCCGCGAGCGGCTCGACGCGATCGCGTCGGTGGGGCTCGGCTATCTCACGCTCGGTCAGAGCGCGACGACGCTCTCGGGCGGTGAAGCGCAGCGGCTCGCGCTCGCGCGCGAGCTCGCACGGCGCGCGACCGGACGCACGCTCTACGTGCTCGACGAGCCCACGACCGGGCTGCACCTCGCCGACGTCGACGTGCTGATCGGCGTGCTCGAGGATCTCGTCGAGCAGGGCAACACGGTCGTGCTGATCGAGCACGCGCTCGAGGTGGTCGCGGCGGCGGACTGGGTGATCGATCTCGGTCCCGAGGGAGGCCCGGGCGGCGGGCGCATCGTCGTCGCGGGCACGCCCGACGAGATCACGAAGGCGCCCGCGTCGCACACCGGACGATTGCTGCGCGAGCGCGCGTGA
- a CDS encoding PdxA family dehydrogenase, translated as MTLAFATGDPAGVGPAVSAVAALEVAREGEAVLVFGDAAQLAPRLPSARVMPQPIALAPGEIAIVDTGRVDAAVIARHAPSPEVGAAQLRALDAATRAVRDGHARALVTAPTSKEAVTMSGTPFVGQTEHLARGAGLRDDEVTMLFLGPRLRLALVTTHLAVRDVPREITKERVERATVHLGEAMARLGRAHGAKVAVAALNPHAGESGMFGDEEARVIAPAVDAARAREPYASGRLSLIGIVPAETALRRAAEGAIDGVVAMMHDQATIASKLLDWGAAVNVTWGLPFVRASVDHGVAYDAASRDEADAAGMIAAARCARVLAGSA; from the coding sequence GTGACGCTCGCGTTCGCGACGGGCGATCCCGCGGGCGTCGGGCCGGCGGTCTCGGCCGTCGCAGCGCTCGAGGTCGCGCGCGAGGGCGAGGCGGTGCTGGTGTTCGGCGACGCGGCGCAGCTCGCGCCGCGTCTGCCGAGCGCGCGGGTGATGCCGCAGCCGATCGCGCTCGCGCCGGGCGAGATCGCGATCGTCGACACCGGCCGCGTCGACGCCGCCGTGATCGCGAGGCACGCGCCTTCGCCCGAGGTCGGGGCCGCGCAGCTCCGCGCGCTCGACGCCGCGACGCGCGCGGTGCGCGACGGGCACGCGCGCGCGCTCGTGACCGCGCCGACGAGCAAGGAGGCGGTCACGATGTCGGGCACGCCCTTCGTCGGTCAGACCGAGCACCTCGCGCGCGGCGCGGGGCTGCGCGACGACGAGGTCACGATGCTCTTCCTCGGGCCGCGGCTGCGCCTCGCGCTGGTGACCACGCACCTCGCGGTGCGCGACGTGCCGCGCGAGATCACGAAGGAGCGCGTCGAGCGTGCGACGGTGCACCTCGGCGAGGCGATGGCGCGGCTCGGGCGCGCGCACGGCGCGAAGGTCGCGGTGGCCGCGCTGAACCCGCACGCCGGCGAGAGCGGCATGTTCGGCGACGAAGAAGCGCGCGTGATCGCGCCCGCGGTCGACGCGGCGCGCGCGAGAGAGCCCTACGCCTCGGGGCGTCTCTCGTTGATCGGGATCGTCCCCGCCGAGACCGCGCTGCGTCGCGCCGCGGAAGGCGCCATCGACGGCGTCGTCGCGATGATGCACGACCAGGCGACCATCGCGTCGAAGCTGCTCGACTGGGGCGCCGCGGTGAACGTCACGTGGGGCCTTCCGTTCGTACGCGCGAGCGTCGATCACGGCGTCGCCTACGACGCGGCGTCGCGCGACGAGGCCGATGCCGCGGGCATGATCGCGGCGGCGCGCTGCGCGCGGGTGCTCGCGGGGAGCGCGTGA